A window of the Gossypium hirsutum isolate 1008001.06 chromosome A05, Gossypium_hirsutum_v2.1, whole genome shotgun sequence genome harbors these coding sequences:
- the LOC107958229 gene encoding tRNA (adenine(58)-N(1))-methyltransferase non-catalytic subunit trm6, with product MSENKPESGPTVNPRVTWEGCSVLLDINDGDRLVFARLSAGSTLKIGNKTFSLQPLIGCPFGSLFQVESGKEKPYLSRFIPPTEENNVQDEGGCQLQEESRDNRAIIDNNQAQSLTGDDIDAMRRQGATGNEIVEALIANSATFDKKTQFSQEKYRLKKQKKYAPRVLLRRPFSRSICEAYFKKYPARIGFLRVDTLSLLLSMANVTANSDVLVLDMVGGLVTGVVAERLGGSGSVCNTYLGGTPYPMEIIRMFNFNNEICKRVLRCSVNDLCAVQNETSEQVSQREDVCTMESQSDEKTSLSVSTEEVHLSSKNGFLDLVPENELSTTGKTCKAPKAGEKAPKEAIQSWKENGFSSLIIAAPEQDAWILVKDLLPLLTYSAPFAIYHQYLQPLAKCMRNLQLEKMAIGLQLSEPWLREYQVLPSRTHPCMQMSGSGGYILSGTRAYSNTSQS from the exons ATGTCCGAAAATAAACCTGAATCGGGTCCAACTGTAAATCCTAGAGTAACCTGGGAAGGTTGCAGCGTATTGCTCGACATTAACGATGGCGATCGTCTTGTTTTCGCTCGTCTCTCTGCCGGCTC GACCTTGAAAATTGGGAATAAGACATTCTCTTTGCAGCCATTGATTGGATGTCCCTTTGGGTCTCTGTTTCAAGTTGAAAGCGGAAAGGAAAAGCCTTACCTTTCCCGCTTTATTCCACCCACcgaag AGaataatgttcaagatgaaggaGGTTGTCAATTACAAGAAGAATCCCGTGACAACCGAGCAATAATTGATAATAATCAAGCTCAAAGCCTCACCGGTGATGATATAGATGCAATGCGGAG ACAGGGGGCAACGGGGAATGAAATTGTTGAGGCCCTCATTGCTAACAGTGCAACTTTCGATAAGAAAACACAATTCTCACAA GAAAAATATAGGCTTAAGAAGCAAAAGAAATATGCGCCCAGAGTGCTTCTTAGACGACCATTTTCTAGAAG TATATGTGAGGCATACTTTAAGAAATATCCAGCTCGAATTGG ATTTTTGCGAGTGGATACTTTATCTTTGTTGCTATCAATGGCTAATGTTACTGCAAACTCGGATGTCCTTGTCCTGGATATGGTTGGTGGACTTGTTACTGGTGTTGTGGCAGAGCGTTTAGGAG GTTCAGGTAGTGTGTGCAATACTTATCTTGGGGGGACACCGTATCCTATGGAGATAATAAGGATGTTCAACTTCAATAATGAAATTTGCAAGAG AGTTTTGCGGTGTTCAGTCAATGACCTTTGTGCAGTCCAAAATGAAACCAGTGAGCAAGTCAGCCAACGTGAAGATGTCTGTACTATGGAGAGTCAATCTGAT GAGAAAACATCCTTATCAGTTAGCACCGAAGAGGTTCATCTTTCATCCAAGAATGGTTTTTTGGATCTTGTTCCTGAGAATGAACTTTCTACCACAGGCAAAACTTGCAAAGCCCCAAAAGCTGGAGAAAAAGCACCAAAAGAAGCCATTCAATCATGGAAAGAAAATGGTTTCTCCAG CCTAATTATAGCTGCACCGGAGCAGGATGCCTGGATCTTAGTTAAGGATTTGCTGCCCCTTCTAACATACTCAGCTCCTTTTGCAATCTATCACCAGTATCTGCAG CCTCTTGCAAAATGCATGCGCAATCTACAACTTGAGAAAATGGCAATTGGGTTACAACTTTCAGAACCTTGGTTACGGGAATATCAG GTACTTCCATCAAGAACCCATCCCTgcatgcagatgagtggatcaggCGGCTACATCCTAAGTGGTACTCGGGCATATTCTAATACAAGTCAATCCTAG